One part of the Salinivirga cyanobacteriivorans genome encodes these proteins:
- a CDS encoding potassium channel family protein → MKQNFDLTEKHIIVCGYGRVGKQASVDLLNHYEKFVILERDERVIDQIKENQQFQYLNGDATEDEVLEKANIRSARALLATFPSDADNLFVIVTARALNPDLKIISRVSEEVNIDKLLEAGANEVIMPDKVGGSHMAQLVTRPDLIEFLDTLLLQSTEDVNLDEIQCLSVPDGKETTIASLELRQKAGVNVVGIKKAGGDFIHNPAPSIEVTNQDILLVLGTPAQIQTMRDLIKACND, encoded by the coding sequence GTGAAACAAAACTTCGATCTAACAGAAAAGCACATCATTGTGTGTGGATACGGCCGCGTAGGCAAACAGGCCTCGGTAGACCTGCTCAATCATTATGAGAAGTTTGTAATTCTGGAAAGAGATGAACGTGTAATCGATCAAATTAAGGAGAACCAGCAATTTCAATACCTTAATGGCGATGCCACTGAAGATGAAGTTTTGGAAAAAGCCAACATCAGAAGTGCCCGGGCTCTTCTGGCCACATTTCCCAGCGATGCCGACAATCTTTTCGTGATCGTTACGGCAAGAGCGCTCAACCCTGATTTAAAAATTATCAGTCGCGTATCGGAGGAAGTAAATATTGACAAATTACTCGAAGCCGGAGCCAATGAGGTAATTATGCCCGACAAGGTGGGAGGTTCTCACATGGCCCAGCTGGTTACCCGCCCCGACTTAATTGAATTTCTCGATACGCTGCTGCTGCAATCTACCGAGGATGTGAATCTCGATGAAATTCAATGTTTATCAGTACCCGATGGCAAAGAAACTACCATTGCATCATTGGAGCTGCGACAAAAAGCCGGGGTAAATGTGGTGGGTATAAAAAAGGCCGGAGGCGATTTTATTCACAATCCGGCCCCCTCAATTGAGGTTACAAACCAGGATATACTGCTTGTTTTAGGTACTCCTGCACAAATTCAGACAATGCGCGATTTAATAAAAGCCTGCAATGACTAA